One Candida dubliniensis CD36 chromosome 1, complete sequence genomic region harbors:
- a CDS encoding RSP3 E3-ubiquitin ligase complex subunit, putative (heat-shock-element-mediated gene expression, stress, intracellular amino acid permease sorting;~Similar to S. cerevisiae BUL2;~Similar to C. albicans BUL2) → MSPNDEPQPPNEDELLNNILPSYHMFQSTVSKNLTPTNENYSIDPPTYEMTPITSETPSLLTFSRMQSPVDERLETDNYFAQSDNDSVTYNQESEDMWKNSILANADKLPNLTHRKNSMSECLKIDIQVTEKVCQSGIKPIFMDPSNREFKQGDYLHGYVTIRNTSDQSIPFDMVYVVFEGTFTTLDTSSGTISSEVPALRFKFLTMLDLFASWSYANIDRLITDNGDPHDWCNGETDPYDNTLLSIDVKRLFQPNVTYKRFFTFKIPDKLLDSTCDQYNLPTHTEIPPTLGIDRNSFPPSFLLANQHLIVKDLSFSDSCLAYRIDARVIGKASDYKYKVDKDQYVVSKEASCPIRVIPTPNLEMEYNFQQLKQEAELYYRAFVDSVMVKIDYGNELLNNKAGNTSSSRPNLSPMMSNDSVKLRQLYDVADDTFKSNLRSGKSMHDDEDFYQCLIPFKKKSITGSSKYLGIISLSTIKEHYKIRYTPPTRFGKAPPPSDTELVIPLELNYFAESSTLLKNLPEIKAIDVELVALSIRSKKHPIPIEFTTDMLFAEKEIDIKKSQPANFNSLVIARFSNYLNEFHKLIKGVGNEALRLETRLYQNVKCLASLKTKYINLPISNLVFETTSQNGIGTTTEVKSLQWQEEQSEKGKLFIKKFSIRMNLNNCSSKSNDHSSKGLDRITLVPSFQTCFASRLYYIKITVRLHHGDSLLVNVPLNIHRY, encoded by the coding sequence ATGTCGCCAAATGATgaaccacaaccaccaaaTGAGGATGAGTTGctcaacaatattttgCCCTCCTATCACATGTTTCAATCTACAGTATCGAAGAATTTAACCCCAACAAATGAAAACTACTCTATCGACCCACCAACATACGAGATGACCCCAATTACTTCAGAAACACCTTCGTTGTTAACTTTCAGTAGAATGCAAAGTCCAGTTGATGAACGACTAGAAACTGATAATTACTTTGCTCAGAGCGATAATGACTCCGTCACGTATAACCAAGAAAGTGAAGATATGTGGAAGAACAGCATCTTAGCCAATGCCGATAAATTACCGAATTTAACCCATAGGAAAAACTCAATGAGCGAatgtttgaaaattgatattcaaGTAACAGAAAAAGTTTGTCAGAGTGGAATAAAGCCTATATTTATGGATCCGTCGAATCGAGAGTTTAAACAGGGTGATTATCTTCATGGCTATGTGACTATTCGCAACACGTCTGATCAGCTGATTCCCTTTGATATGGTGTATGTTGTTTTTGAAGGAACATTTACTACTCTAGACACACTGTCTGGAACCATATCCAGTGAAGTTCCAGCGTTAAGATTTAAGTTTTTGACTATGTTAGATCTTTTTGCCTCGTGGTCATATGCTAACATCGATCGACTTATTACTGATAACGGAGACCCCCATGATTGGTGTAATGGAGAAACTGATCCATACGACAATACCCTATTGTCTATTGATGTGAAAAGATTGTTTCAACCTAATGTAACGTACAAACGATTTTTCACATTCAAAATTCCAGATAAGTTATTGGATAGCACCTGTGATCAGTACAATTTACCAACACATACCGAAATACCCCCAACACTAGGTATTGATCGAAACAGTTTTCCTCCATCTTTTCTATTGGCGAACCAGCATTTAATAGTTAAAGACTTGTCTTTTCTGGATAGTTGCTTGGCTTATCGTATTGATGCCAGAGTTATCGGGAAGGCATCGGATTATAAGTACAAAGTTGATAAGGATCAGTATGTTGTGTCAAAAGAAGCATCGTGTCCTATAAGAGTTATACCAACCCCTAACTTGGAAATGGAATACAATTTCCAGCAACTCAAACAAGAAGCTGAACTTTATTACCGAGCTTTTGTGGACTCTGTGATGGTAAAGATTGATTACGGGAATGAGTTGTTGAACAACAAGGCTGGGAATACTAGTAGTTCGCGACCCAACTTGAGTCCTATGATGAGCAATGATAGTGTTAAATTACGTCAATTGTACGATGTTGCCGATGATACTTTTAAAAGCAATCTTAGAAGTGGGAAGAGTATGCATGATGATGAGGACTTTTATCAATGTCTTATTCCatttaagaaaaaatcTATAACAGGGTCAAGCAAATATCTTGGAATCATTTCCTTGTCGACAATTAAGGAACATTATAAGATACGGTATACCCCGCCAACGAGATTTGGTAAAGCGCCTCCTCCAAGTGATACTGAACTTGTAATACCGCTcgaattaaattattttgcTGAATCTTCCACtctattgaaaaatttgccAGAAATTAAAGCTATTGATGTTGAACTAGTGGCATTGTCAATTAGATCGAAGAAACACCCAATTCCAATAGAGTTTACCACTGATATGTTGTTTGCAGAGAAAGAGATTGATATCAAAAAGTCTCAGCCTGCCAATTTCAATCTGCTTGTTATTGCCCGGTTTTCAAATTACTTGAATGAATTTCACAAGCTAATAAAAGGAGTTGGTAATGAGGCTTTGAGATTAGAGACTCGATTATACCAAAACGTGAAATGTTTAGCATCGTTGAAAACAAAGTATATTAATTTgccaatatcaaatttggTATTTGAAACGACATCACAAAATGGAATCGGAACCACAACAGAGGTGAAGAGTTTGCAATGGCAAGAAGAACAGTCCGAGAAGGGGaaattgtttatcaaaaaattttcaattagaATGAACTTAAATAATTGCAGCCTGAAAAGCAATGATCATTCAAGTAAAGGGTTAGATAGAATTACTTTGGTGCCTAGTTTTCAAACATGTTTTGCCAGTAGATTATACTATATCAAAATCACGGTGAGATTGCATCATGGAGATAGTTTACTTGTTAATGTTCCTTTGAATATTCATAGATATTAG
- a CDS encoding gamma glutamyl-transpeptidase, putative (Similar to S. pombe GGT1;~Similar to S. cerevisiae ECM38;~Similar to C. albicans ECM38), whose product MKSETHPKNYTNYNYKIPRSTLFISCVLTLLIYSLSTIYQSRGLGLPPLSFINQIPENLSRSDPYLTLHIDITDDPLSDKIGQPDLNPSPEHLHVGNKAMVASDVPLCSTMGKDILLRGGNAADAAVTVALCIGSVNSHSSGIGGGGFIVSRNNGDAVSIDAREMAPGSAFKEMYGNSLVLSKIGGLSIAVPGELKGLYELFRLHGSGNLSWKQLFEPVIELNRNGFKCSKIFETVLAKEYDLVLSRVPVLKDSWDFIFKPNGGLLKEGDLITRPNYAKTLELIANNGSSSIFYDPNGPIVQSLVSTIQKWGGIVTTEDFSNYKVNLEKPLVSTIKNHTFYTSNGISSGLGLLAGLNFFDRVFNESDDDTLFTHKLVESFKWLSSIRTRFGDIDKRQDLIDKYTDSTWIDEVLETKKYSDETTFDWKHYDPKYDIAEPQGTSHFSVVDENDNSVAMTTTVNLLFGSMIYDRETGIILNDEMDDFALPNVSNAFNLTPSIFNFIYPGKRPLSSTAPTIIINDANNATDFVIGAAGGSRITSAILQAIVRTYYRKYDLLSTIAFPRLHHQLIPESIMSENLTIWDQEHPGITSSMKKVGHTFLETGSLTAMNGIKRTKNGKLHGVSDWWRKRGESDGY is encoded by the coding sequence ATGAAGTCAGAAACACATCCCAAAAACTATACAAACtacaattacaaaataCCTAGGAGCACTCTCTTTATCTCTTGTGTGCTTACATTGCTAATCTACTccttatcaacaatttatcAGTCTCGCGGTTTGGGGTTGCCCCCATTATCGTTTATAAATCAGATTCCGGAAAATTTGTCCAGATCTGATCCATATTTGACTTTGCACATTGATATTACTGATGACCCATTATCAGACAAAATAGGACAGCCAGATTTAAACCCGTCGCCTGAACATTTACATGTGGGTAACAAAGCAATGGTAGCAAGCGATGTCCCCTTGTGCTCTACCATGGGAAAAGATATATTGCTTCGAGGTGGGAATGCTGCTGATGCTGCTGTTACTGTTGCGTTATGTATTGGCTCAGTCAATTCACACAGTTCTGGGATCGGTGGCGGAGGATTCATAGTGAGCAGAAATAACGGTGATGCAGTTAGTATCGATGCCCGTGAAATGGCTCCAGGGTCGGCATTCAAAGAGATGTATGGAAACCTGCTAGTTTTGTCCAAAATTGGAGGGTTGAGCATTGCTGTTCCTGGAGAATTAAAAGGCTTGTATGAACTATTTAGGTTGCACGGATCTGGCAATTTGAGTTGGAAGCAATTATTTGAACCAGTGATCGAATTGAACAGGAACGGGTTCAAGTGTCtgaaaatatttgaaactGTTTTGGCTAAAGAGTACGACTTGGTCCTACTGAGGGTACCTGTATTGAAAGACTCGTGGgattttatatttaaacCCAATGGAGGATTACTTAAGGAAGGCGATTTAATAACTAGACCAAATTACGCAAAAACATTAGAATTAATTGCCAATAACGGAAGCAGTAGTATATTTTATGATCCCAACGGTCCAATAGTGCAGTCCTTAGTTTCCACTATTCAAAAATGGGGAGGAATTGTCACTACAGaggatttttcaaattataagGTAAATTTAGAAAAGCCACTAGTTTCTACCATCAAGAATCACACTTTCTATACCAGCAACGGAATTTCATCTGGGCTAGGATTATTGGCTggtttgaatttttttgatcGAGTTTTCAACGAATCCGACGATGATACCCTTTTCACTCATAAGTTAGTCGAGAGCTTCAAGTGGCTTAGTTCCATTCGTACCAGATTTGGAGACATTGACAAAAGACAAGATTTAATAGACAAGTACACCGACTCCACTTGGATAGATGAAGTTTTAGAGACTAAAAAGTACTCAGACGAAACTACTTTTGATTGGAAACATTATGACCCCAAATACGATATTGCAGAGCCACAAGGGACATCACATTTTTCGGTTGTAGATGAAAATGACAATTCAGTTGCAATGACTACTACTGTGAACTTGCTATTTGGATCGATGATTTACGATCGTGAAACAGGGATCATTTTGAACGATGAAATGGATGATTTTGCTTTACCAAATGTGAGCAATGCCTTCAATTTAACTCCTTCtattttcaactttatcTATCCGGGGAAAAGACCATTGAGTTCTACTGCGCCCacaatcatcattaacGATGCCAATAATGCCACAGATTTTGTAATCGGGGCCGCAGGAGGCAGTAGAATAACTAGTGCCATATTACAAGCCATTGTGAGGACCTATTATCGCaaatatgatttattatcGACAATAGCATTTCCTCGTTTgcatcatcaattgattccCGAAAGCATCATGAGCGAAAATCTCACTATATGGGATCAAGAACATCCTGGAATAACCAGTTCAATGAAAAAGGTGGGTCACACATTTTTGGAAACGGGATCTTTAACAGCAATGAATGGGATCAAAAGGACTAAAAATGGCAAATTACATGGTGTATCGGATTGGTGGAGAAAAAGGGGGGAGCTGGATGGTTATTAG
- a CDS encoding 3-methyl-2-oxobutanoate hydroxymethyltransferase, putative (Similar to Aspergillus nidulans PANB;~Similar to C. albicans ECM31;~Similar to S. cerevisiae ECM31): protein MYRRVFVRSSRLFSTSPYFRSSYANAPRKTIADIHDLYKTGEPISMVTSHDFITSQILEQAKVDINLIGDSLANTTLGYDDTNELTLDEFLYHVKSVQRGNSHSLLVADIPFGSFESSIEQATSTAVKLIQKGKIQAVKIEGGNEEIIPTIKKIISIGIPVMGHVGLTPQKHNSLGGYKLQGKSADDSLRIFQECLNLQNAGVFAIVLECIPNKLSQYITDKLSIPTIGIGAGPYTSGQVLVISDLLGMKDGHVAKFVQQYSDFFQQGVEGVKQYTKDVKSKKFPNPDTHGYKMKKEVLDEFKEIAKDL from the coding sequence ATGTACAGACGAGTTTTTGTGAGGCTGTCACGTCTATTTTCAACATCTCCGTATTTCAGATCTTCATACGCCAATGCACCAAGAAAGACAATTGCGGATATACATGACTTATATAAGACCGGAGAGCCCATTTCGATGGTCACATCGCATGACTTTATTACATCACAAATATTAGAACAAGCAAAAGTTGACATAAATCTCATTGGTGACTCTTTAGCCAATACAACTTTAGGATACGACGACACCAATGAGTTAACACTTGACGAATTTTTATATCATGTCAAGTCAGTTCAGAGAGGTAACTCCCATTCATTGTTGGTTGCAGATATACCTTTTGGAAGTTTTGAAAGTTCCATTGAACAGGCTACATCAACAGCTGTAAAACTAATACAAAAAGGTAAGATTCAAGCTGTGAAAATTGAAGGAGGCAACGAAGAGATCATCCCCACAATCAAAAAGATAATTTCCATTGGAATACCAGTTATGGGCCATGTTGGATTGACCCCTCAAAAACATAATTCGTTAGGAGGGTATAAACTTCAAGGAAAAAGTGCTGATGATTCGTTGAGGATCTTCCAAGAATGCcttaatttacaaaatgcTGGAGTGTTTGCAATTGTGTTGGAGTGCATTCCTAATAAATTATCTCAGTACATAACAGATAAGCTTTCGATTCCAACAATTGGGATAGGTGCTGGGCCTTATACCTCGGGCCAGGTTTTGGTTATATCTGATTTGTTGGGAATGAAAGATGGGCACGTGGCAAAGTTTGTTCAACAGTATAGCGATTTTTTCCAACAAGGTGTTGAAGGTGTAAAACAATATACCAAAGACGTCAAGTCAAAGAAGTTTCCCAATCCAGATACCCATGGttataaaatgaaaaaagagGTGCTTGATGAGTTCAAAGAAATAGCGAAAGATTTGTAA
- a CDS encoding S-D-lactoylglutathione methylglyoxal lyase, putative (Similar to Phaeosphaeria nodorum GLO1;~Similar to C. albicans GLO1;~Similar to S. cerevisiae GLO1), which yields MFRRFFSSTPRTFKMATFNKSFLMNHTCLRIKDPKISLPFYTEKFGMKLIATFPFADFTLYMLNYETEADKHLNWSAREGVLELCHNHGVENDPNYKLNNGNGEKDRGFGHICVSVDNIEAFQNQLLDSDVKFQKKLTDGRQKNIAFALDPDGYWIELIENGINKVANKTDVSSYKLNHTMIRVKDPKKSLEFYRDVLGFKLLSTSVHEGAKFTLYFLGYDHDPNFKQDTLARDEQAKRQGVIELTHNWGTESDPEFKGYHNGNSTENGALQGYGHTCVSCEDPAKFCQELEEKFGDKLDWSLKWDQGKIKKIAFIRDPDGYAIEILGHNLFADKVKDQASL from the coding sequence ATGTTCAGACGATTCTTCTCCTCTACACCAAGAACTTTCAAAATGGCCACATTCAACAAGTCTTTCTTAATGAACCACACATGTCTTCGTATCAAAGACCCAAAGATTTCACTTCCTTTTTATACTGAAAAATTTGGtatgaaattgattgcCACCTTTCCATTCGCAGATTTCACATTGTATATGTTGAATTACGAAACCGAGGCTGACAAACATCTCAATTGGTCTGCCAGGGAAGGAGTGTTGGAATTGTGTCACAACCATGGTGTTGAAAACGATCCAAACTATAAATTGAACAACGGTAATGGTGAAAAAGATCGTGGGTTTGGTCACATCTGTGTGTCagttgataatattgaagcatttcaaaatcaattgttagACAGTGATGTCAAGTTCCAAAAGAAGTTGACTGACGGGAGACAAAAGAATATTGCTTTTGCATTGGACCCAGATGGATATTggattgaattgattgagaATGGAATCAACAAGGTTGCAAATAAAACTGATGTTTCCTCCTACAAATTGAACCATACTATGATTAGAGTGAAGGACCCTAAAAAGTCATTGGAATTTTATCGTGACGTTTTAGGATTTAAATTGTTGTCTACTAGTGTGCATGAGGGAGCTAAATTCACTTTATACTTTTTAGGCTACGACCACGATCCAAACTTTAAACAAGATACATTGGCCCGTGACGAGCAAGCTAAGAGACAAGGtgttattgaattgacCCACAACTGGGGAACCGAATCTGATCCGGAATTTAAAGGCTATCATAACGGTAACAGTACTGAAAACGGTGCTTTGCAAGGTTATGGGCATACCTGTGTCAGTTGTGAAGATCCGGCCAAATTTTGCCAAGAATTGGAAGAGAAATTTGGCGACAAGTTAGATTGGTCTTTGAAATGGGATCAGggaaaaatcaaaa
- a CDS encoding phosphoglycerate mutase family protein, putative codes for MTFEIIENPEPEITRVFIVRHGQTDHNVQKILQGHLDTDINETGKEQAEIVGKYLSRIPFDYFVSSDLTRCQQTLLPILSHQQTKTVKYTANLRERDMGKVEGMYLKDALEKYGPGFRNLGEKEGALCKRVEKEWNEIIEQGHNNVLVCTHGGVITRFISYLYKELGYELNNKLTPDDLKVPFNTSVSVIDVEKKTKKGVIQAFGNTLHLGGNFEVKDQLLR; via the coding sequence ATGACCTTTGAAATCATCGAAAACCCTGAACCTGAAATCACCAGAGTATTTATTGTTAGACATGGTCAAACAGACCATAATGTGCAAAAGATCTTACAAGGACATTTAGATACAGATATCAACGAAACAGGTAAGGAACAGGCAGAGATCGTTGGTAAATACCTTTCTAGAATTCCCTTTGACTATTTTGTATCGTCAGATCTAACTAGATGTCAGCAAACGTTGCTACCAATATTATCCCACCAACAAACGAAAACAGTAAAGTATACGGCCAATTTAAGAGAAAGAGATATGGGGAAAGTGGAAGGGATGTATTTGAAGGATGCATTAGAGAAATATGGTCCTGGATTCCGTAACTTGGGAGAAAAGGAAGGTGCATTGTGCAAACgtgttgaaaaagaatgGAATGAAATCATTGAGCAAGGTCACAACAATGTTTTAGTTTGTACCCACGGAGGTGTGATTACTAGATTTATTAGCTATCTATATAAAGAGTTGGGGTACgaattaaacaacaaattaacACCAGATGATTTGAAGGTTCCATTCAACACGTCAGTTTCGGTTATAGATGTTGAAAAGAAGACCAAAAAGGGGGTAATTCAAGCTTTCGGAAATACTTTACACTTGGGAGGAAATTTCGAAGTGAAAGACCAATTATTAAGATAG